The genomic stretch CAATATCATGATAGGGATGCCGCGCCGTGACCGTAAATACAAGCAATATGCTCTGAGTGAAAGAAGCTTTCTGCCGAGAGATAAAGCTGCCTATAAAAAATATGTTCAAGCCCTTGTAGAACGGTACGACGGAGACGGCATCGCTGACATGCCTGGACTGCGTGTGCCTATTAAACACTGGCAGGTTGACAACGAGCCTCCTCACGGACTGAACGATTATGCCGCATTTCTCCAGATGACCTATAAGGCTATCAAAACGGCTGATCCAGAGGCCAAGGTGCTTATCGGCGGAGTACCGGGGTTTCCTCCTGCCTCTCGATATATTGATAATTTTGAGAGATCTTACCTCCCCATCCTTGATGATCTCAGCAAGTTTGAAGAACCTTATTTTGATGTCTTCGATTTTCACTGGTACGGGAATGCGACGGGAGACTATCTGGGGATGAAAGAAGCCTACACATATATTCAAGACGCATTAAAAAAAAGAAAGTTAATGCCTTCAGACGGCTTTTGGATGACAGAAATGGGAACATACAGTGGCGACCCAGCCCCTGTACGAATGCTTTCTTCTGTCGATTTTCCTCTTCAGACAGAAAAACAGCAAGCTGCGGACCTGGTTAAAAGAAATATGTACGCTCTCTCCTTGGGGATAAAGAAGATATTTATGGCCTTTGGAATAACAGAAGGTTTTAAACATACCGGAGGTTATTTTGATTTTACCGGGTTGATCTATGACGGAAGATACGACCACGACCAAGGGAAAGGCGTTAAGAAACTTGCCTATTACACCTACAAAAAAATGACGGAAACCTTGGAAGGCTCGGATTGGGAGAGCATAAGAATTATTCAAGATAAAGACGGGATACACATCTACAGATTGTACAAAAACGGTAAGCCGATTTGGATCGCTTGGAACGATAACAGTGGAGCAAGACCTGTCACCTTAAGATTGGATAACAATACAGCGGGAGTGACCATTACGGAGTCTGTACCTCATTACGCATCAGGAAAAGATGTTGCACCTTCTTATACAATTTTCCAAAATATTAAAGGGGAAATTTCAAAAACCTCTCCTCCGCAGCTGACCTTCAAACTGAATACATCTCCTGTATTTATAGAAGAACGTTAGGATTATCAGCACCACTTCCAACCACTTCATTCTCATGCGAAAATACTTCCTCCCCGCAGGTCTCATTCTCGCAGCGTTTTTTGCCCTTACCCTACCGAATCCGGGTATTTTTTTTGCAGAGCACAGCGGCATCAAGCTCACCATTATCATTATTTTTCTCGTCAGTGGCTACCAGACCGGCACAGCCGAGCTCCCTCTGAACAAGGGTCTTCTCTATATTTTTCTGGTCGCAGCAGCCGTCTCCCTACTGCTGGCCCCGCTGCTGGGCCTTGCTGTCGGCAGCCTGTTCGCCCTGCCCTCTTCCCTGTTTATCGGGCTGCTCATCATCTGCGCTGTTCCGCCCACCCTGTCTTCCGGGATTGTGATTACCGGTGTCAGCCGGGGCAACACAGTCCTGGCCCTGATGCTGACCATCAGCCTCAATCTCACCGGTATCCTGACCCTGCCGATCATCCTTCAACTCTGTCTCAAGGCAGGCGGACCGGTTGCAATCGATCAATGGGGCCTGTTCACCAAGATGCTGCTGCTGGTTCTACTGCCCTTTGTTCTCGGAAAAATCATCAGGACCATGCTGAAAAAACAACGGGTCTCGCCGAACTGGAGCTATGTCAATTCCAGCTGCGTGATTCTGGCAGTCTACATCTCGCTGGCGGTTTCCCGACAAGAATTTTTCCGCACCGATGCAGGCCAATACCTTGCTGTCTTGTTCTCTGTTTCCCTGGTTCACCTCCTTCTCCTCGCCATCAATACCCAGGCAGCGAAACTGCTCAAACTCAATACCGAAGACAGTAAGGCCCTACTCTTTGTTGCCTCGCAAAAAACCCTACCGATCAGCCTGGTCGTGCTGGCCGGACTGCACCAGGACACAGGGAATGCGGTGATTGTCTGCCTGCTCTTTCATTTTGTCCAACTTCTTATCGACTCGGTGCTGGCCTCCCGTTTTCGTATCAGGGATTCTCCCTCCCCAAAAAAACCTTTTTCTGGTGCGGCCTTGTAGGGGCAGACCTGCGTGCCTGCCCGCTATAACAGGGCGAACACATAGGTTCGCCCCTACAGGACCCTGTATCATGGCCAAGGTATTTTCTGTTGAATCCCTCAGGGGAGAAGAGGCATCGAAACCCCAATAAAAAAAGGGAGAGCCTCTCGGCCCTCCCTTTTTTCTTCTCAACGCGTCTTTTTTAAAAAAAGCTCAGCCCTTTTTCCGCGCTTCCTCTTCTTCCTGCTTGAGACGCTCACGCTCAGCCTTGAGCTGCTTGTACTCTTCTTCAATCTCATGCAACGAATCACCTTGGCGCTGCTGGAGCTCCTCAACCTTTTCTTTTATCTTCTCCTTTCTAAGCTTCATGCCCTCAGCCCCGAATAGGGTATTGGCCAGATACTTAAAAGAAAAAAGCATCAGGGCGACATCGTCTTCCTTGATTTTTTCAATGGTCTCCTGATCAACGTCATAGGTGTCAAGAAAGGAACTTTCAAAAATAAAGCGGCGGAAATGATCCAGATCCGTCGAGGCCATAAAGAACATCCTCTGGGCCGCTTCGGAAAGATTGGCCTGATGTCCAAAGGACTTGCGCCGCATAACCAGACGAAGCCATTCCTTATTCATTTCATCGCGAAGAGCAACCCCTTGATCTTCCCTCCATTCCCCGACAGTCCACTGTTTTGGCTCTTCAAAACCCTTACAATGGGGCTCCTTCACCAAAAAGAAAAACTTCTCTTCTTTGACGCCTTCCTGGCCACCTTCATGGAAATCAGC from Candidatus Electrothrix communis encodes the following:
- a CDS encoding YkgJ family cysteine cluster protein, yielding MSDTKNADTDNKFTQGTNRNPSNIMPEKLTLDSSLQFECHPGVSCFTACCHHIQIVLTPYDILILRKRLNISAHEFITQYTEPTYLEKTDMPGVQIKLTEEKDACPFVTPEGCTVYEDRPTSCRYYPVGMADFHEGGQEGVKEEKFFFLVKEPHCKGFEEPKQWTVGEWREDQGVALRDEMNKEWLRLVMRRKSFGHQANLSEAAQRMFFMASTDLDHFRRFIFESSFLDTYDVDQETIEKIKEDDVALMLFSFKYLANTLFGAEGMKLRKEKIKEKVEELQQRQGDSLHEIEEEYKQLKAERERLKQEEEEARKKG
- a CDS encoding bile acid:sodium symporter, producing the protein MRKYFLPAGLILAAFFALTLPNPGIFFAEHSGIKLTIIIIFLVSGYQTGTAELPLNKGLLYIFLVAAAVSLLLAPLLGLAVGSLFALPSSLFIGLLIICAVPPTLSSGIVITGVSRGNTVLALMLTISLNLTGILTLPIILQLCLKAGGPVAIDQWGLFTKMLLLVLLPFVLGKIIRTMLKKQRVSPNWSYVNSSCVILAVYISLAVSRQEFFRTDAGQYLAVLFSVSLVHLLLLAINTQAAKLLKLNTEDSKALLFVASQKTLPISLVVLAGLHQDTGNAVIVCLLFHFVQLLIDSVLASRFRIRDSPSPKKPFSGAAL